One Heyndrickxia oleronia genomic window, GAAGCAGCGAAACTCTTTGGAATCAATAAAGATACCCTTTCGAAGTATGAAAAAGATTCTTCTAATGTTCCAAGATCTTTTTTCATAAACATTGAAAAGTTTTATAAAATTCCTGTTGAAAATATTTTTTGGACCTCAATCCGATTTTTTTCGGAAATTAAAAACTGCATAAAGGAGGAATTCTCTAAGGAGGTTAATTAGATGATTGTTGTTACTGAAATGAAGGTAGGTGAGTACCAAGTTCCAGTTCCAGCTGGTCTTTCTGAACTATTAGCAGATACTTGGGTGAAAAAGAAAAAAACTCCCTCGATTGTTTATGAATACGAAAGAGTAG contains:
- a CDS encoding helix-turn-helix domain-containing protein; the encoded protein is MIKITLRAARVNAGLKLTEAAKLFGINKDTLSKYEKDSSNVPRSFFINIEKFYKIPVENIFWTSIRFFSEIKNCIKEEFSKEVN